A genomic region of Mycobacterium sp. Aquia_213 contains the following coding sequences:
- a CDS encoding S-adenosylmethionine decarboxylase produces the protein MNRFRDLAPTIHRQRLVIEGYPKTPITDEDIKRFLSRLSHELDMKELIEPVTHRSDTYGWAGWIHWETSGAHFYAWEQPLLFFSVDIYTCKSFEPDRAVQFTRRFFEARDVTAKEF, from the coding sequence ATGAACCGATTTCGCGATTTGGCGCCGACGATCCACCGCCAGCGGCTCGTCATAGAGGGCTATCCCAAGACACCCATCACCGATGAGGATATAAAGCGGTTCCTCTCCCGGCTGTCGCATGAGCTGGACATGAAGGAACTCATCGAGCCGGTGACGCACCGCAGCGACACGTACGGCTGGGCCGGCTGGATTCACTGGGAAACATCGGGTGCCCACTTTTACGCGTGGGAACAGCCGCTGCTCTTCTTCAGTGTCGACATCTATACCTGCAAGTCTTTCGAGCCGGACAGGGCAGTGCAATTCACGCGGCGCTTTTTCGAAGCGCGCGACGTCACGGCCAAGGAGTTCTGA
- a CDS encoding sensor histidine kinase — protein sequence MDLLILGLTCITNLTLGSIVVLQNSRGGMQRSFGLMTAAICLWIIANYLANNPFGNSVAVADISNRLAYLFAGLLVFSGVLFTYYFPARRRPRKAEAAIVTLSGVLLCGLSLTTYVSGVVSRDAFGNLAFSIGSGLWLYIVVFLAAVGYAACNLLVAPGARSKRTKRQARFVLFAFAASALTGLVLNVILPVVVSTWHTTRFGPLATIILVSAISYQIARRGLFDIRLATVRTVSYAASLLTLSVVYYFVAYLISATVLGGHLARVVDTNPVTVILVLAFVLAFLFRPVKRFFDTVTDDIFYHDRYQVEDFFARFGELLASAADLRALLERAAAELAATFKAEQAFFLLYHADEVIARHLSAGTSGHTALTAHNVALLDHYAADDGRSPLIVRELLTDNHGALRRMLRRHRLAVVMTLRHEGAVFGYVALGDRLSGTYTKRDLDTLVGTSNELVIAIQNAFSLRRVTDLNETLEQRIDAATKELRRSNAKLKHLDEVKDEFMSMASHQLRTPLAGVKGNLSMVLEGDMGPLLPQQERVLQDAFTSSDRMAGLVADFLNVSRIQTGKFMIEKTSFDLRTVAEQEVDRLRQMAATHHMKLQLNVEGDDFIVIADESKLRQVIMNFIDNAIYYSHPDTTVKINLVRTKEAIDLTVVDNGIGVPKAEQARLFKKFFRAKNARAQRPDGTGVGLFLAQKVVAAHHGTLIFSSKEGQGSTFGFSLPCGTPASAARSR from the coding sequence ATGGATTTGCTTATCCTCGGCCTGACTTGTATTACCAATCTTACGCTTGGATCTATTGTCGTCTTGCAAAATAGTCGCGGTGGTATGCAGCGCTCGTTTGGCCTGATGACGGCAGCGATTTGCCTTTGGATCATTGCCAACTACTTAGCGAATAATCCGTTCGGCAACAGCGTCGCAGTCGCCGATATCTCCAACCGGCTGGCGTATCTCTTCGCCGGGCTGCTTGTTTTCTCAGGCGTGCTGTTCACGTATTACTTTCCGGCGCGCCGCCGGCCACGTAAGGCCGAGGCCGCCATCGTTACCCTCAGCGGCGTCCTTCTGTGCGGCCTGTCGCTGACCACCTACGTCAGCGGGGTCGTCAGCCGCGACGCGTTCGGGAATCTGGCCTTCTCGATAGGGTCCGGCCTCTGGCTCTACATCGTCGTCTTTCTTGCCGCCGTCGGTTATGCGGCGTGTAACTTGCTCGTCGCTCCCGGAGCACGCAGCAAGCGGACGAAGCGCCAAGCCCGCTTCGTGTTGTTCGCGTTCGCCGCGTCAGCACTCACGGGACTCGTCCTGAACGTCATTCTCCCTGTCGTGGTTTCCACTTGGCACACAACGCGATTCGGTCCGCTGGCGACCATCATCCTGGTCAGTGCAATCAGCTACCAGATCGCACGGCGTGGCCTGTTCGACATCCGCCTCGCCACCGTCAGGACCGTCAGCTACGCGGCGAGCCTGCTGACGCTGTCAGTCGTGTACTACTTTGTCGCATACCTGATCTCAGCGACCGTTCTCGGCGGCCATCTCGCCCGCGTCGTCGATACCAACCCGGTCACCGTCATTCTCGTGCTGGCCTTCGTGCTGGCGTTCCTGTTCCGGCCGGTCAAGCGCTTCTTCGACACGGTAACGGACGACATCTTTTACCACGATCGCTATCAGGTCGAAGATTTCTTCGCCCGGTTCGGCGAGCTGCTCGCGTCCGCCGCCGATCTACGCGCCCTGCTGGAACGCGCCGCGGCGGAGCTGGCGGCAACGTTCAAGGCAGAGCAGGCATTTTTTCTGCTCTATCACGCTGATGAGGTGATCGCGCGGCACTTGTCGGCCGGCACCTCCGGACATACCGCGCTGACGGCCCACAATGTTGCACTGCTCGATCACTACGCCGCGGACGACGGCCGGTCACCCCTGATCGTGAGGGAGCTGCTCACCGACAATCATGGCGCCCTACGGCGAATGCTCCGGCGCCACCGCCTTGCCGTGGTAATGACACTCCGCCACGAAGGGGCAGTCTTCGGCTACGTCGCGCTCGGCGACCGTCTCAGCGGCACCTACACGAAGCGCGATCTCGACACGCTGGTCGGCACCAGCAACGAACTGGTCATCGCGATCCAGAATGCGTTTTCGCTCCGTCGGGTGACAGACCTGAACGAAACGCTGGAGCAGCGAATCGACGCCGCGACAAAGGAATTGCGGCGATCGAACGCCAAGCTGAAGCACCTAGACGAGGTCAAGGACGAATTCATGAGCATGGCAAGCCACCAGCTTCGGACACCGCTGGCCGGTGTCAAAGGCAACCTCAGCATGGTGCTCGAAGGTGACATGGGGCCGCTTCTGCCACAACAAGAGCGGGTCCTGCAAGACGCCTTCACCTCAAGTGACCGGATGGCGGGGCTGGTTGCCGACTTCCTGAACGTATCGCGGATCCAGACAGGCAAGTTCATGATCGAGAAGACCTCATTCGATCTGCGAACCGTGGCCGAGCAGGAGGTCGATCGCCTGCGCCAGATGGCCGCCACCCATCACATGAAGCTGCAACTCAACGTGGAAGGAGACGATTTCATCGTCATTGCGGACGAGTCCAAACTCCGGCAGGTCATCATGAACTTCATCGACAACGCGATCTATTACTCACATCCGGACACCACCGTCAAGATCAACCTTGTCAGGACGAAAGAAGCGATAGACCTCACCGTCGTCGATAACGGCATCGGTGTACCCAAGGCCGAACAGGCGCGGCTGTTCAAGAAGTTCTTCAGAGCCAAGAACGCACGCGCGCAGCGGCCGGACGGTACGGGTGTCGGGCTGTTTCTCGCGCAGAAAGTTGTTGCAGCGCATCATGGAACGCTGATCTTCAGCTCAAAGGAGGGCCAGGGAAGCACCTTCGGCTTCAGCCTGCCGTGCGGGACTCCTGCATCGGCGGCACGATCAAGGTGA
- a CDS encoding YdcF family protein — MNQPGLSSDEYTALLMPLWEFLAPQDSIRGRHDCIFVFGGNDLKVPERAAALWCEGAASDVLVTGKQGAYSAHFEKSEAQTFADRMVGGGVTRNSIVIEDAASNTGENVAYGMAKLAEIGLEPKRIIAVSKPFLMRRCIATFCKQFPAVDVTACPPIGRPLEFIDRPRDEYVRRLVSELDRLYSYAAQGYIAPVIIPDLVLRTATRLREYLDR, encoded by the coding sequence ATGAATCAACCCGGTCTATCCAGCGACGAGTACACCGCATTACTGATGCCGTTATGGGAATTTCTTGCACCGCAGGACTCCATTCGCGGCAGACACGATTGCATCTTTGTTTTTGGCGGTAATGATTTGAAAGTCCCAGAACGTGCGGCAGCTTTATGGTGCGAGGGGGCCGCTAGTGATGTTCTTGTCACCGGAAAGCAAGGTGCCTACTCTGCGCATTTCGAGAAGTCCGAAGCACAGACATTCGCGGACAGGATGGTTGGCGGCGGTGTGACGCGCAATTCGATTGTCATCGAGGACGCGGCCTCGAACACTGGTGAGAATGTGGCGTACGGTATGGCGAAATTAGCGGAGATTGGTCTCGAACCAAAGCGAATTATCGCTGTATCGAAGCCTTTCTTGATGCGCAGATGTATCGCGACATTCTGTAAGCAGTTTCCCGCTGTCGACGTCACTGCATGTCCTCCTATTGGGCGCCCATTAGAGTTTATCGACCGTCCGCGGGACGAATATGTGCGACGTCTTGTCTCTGAGTTAGATCGATTATATAGCTACGCCGCCCAGGGATACATAGCGCCTGTTATAATTCCTGATCTAGTTCTGCGCACAGCGACGCGGCTACGCGAATACCTCGATCGCTAG
- a CDS encoding NBR1-Ig-like domain-containing protein produces the protein MRSDGAQLALGQQLRYLRKAGGMSQAEAARRIGVSATHLNNVEKGRDPANGKIVAFYEEQFRGDGQAWGLYNAMLTESRPPQRLPMDKRPNYPIPGDASTFVADITIPDGMLMPPYHEFEKTWRIRNSGTVAWIGRWLARRGSPTGHGVPTSLSRVRIPDTQPGEEVDITVPVRSQPLAGASQVHWKMVDDQGWEYFPDRYALGLVLSIVVSGGHSEE, from the coding sequence ATGCGATCAGACGGCGCCCAGCTCGCCCTTGGCCAGCAGCTGCGATATCTGCGCAAAGCAGGTGGCATGTCGCAGGCCGAAGCGGCACGGCGCATAGGTGTCAGCGCGACCCATCTGAACAACGTCGAAAAAGGCCGCGACCCTGCCAACGGCAAGATCGTGGCCTTCTATGAAGAACAATTCCGTGGTGATGGACAAGCCTGGGGCCTATACAACGCCATGCTGACAGAAAGTCGGCCGCCACAACGACTGCCGATGGACAAAAGGCCGAACTACCCGATCCCCGGCGACGCATCAACCTTCGTCGCCGACATCACTATCCCAGATGGCATGCTCATGCCTCCCTACCACGAATTTGAAAAGACTTGGCGGATCCGCAATAGCGGCACGGTCGCGTGGATTGGCCGGTGGCTAGCACGCCGTGGGTCACCGACAGGGCACGGCGTGCCGACTTCCCTCTCGCGCGTGAGGATTCCAGACACGCAACCGGGAGAGGAGGTCGACATCACGGTGCCCGTGCGCTCCCAGCCCCTGGCGGGCGCCTCGCAAGTGCATTGGAAGATGGTGGACGATCAAGGTTGGGAGTACTTCCCAGATCGCTACGCGCTCGGTTTGGTGCTGTCAATCGTCGTGAGCGGCGGACACTCTGAGGAGTGA
- a CDS encoding type IV secretory system conjugative DNA transfer family protein, with amino-acid sequence MPEPRDATASAGSLVWQQLFWPQPLSEAIAFGLLRHWAAQIHAPQLILEARADITGVEYLIGSQLRHAAAVRRAVEQLADGAIVTSFEADDRHDVATVRRIQLSTNARQLEPADAVASQRSILHALTAVGKGERLTIQIVLGPRRHPKDAPAAPTRDNQPVVSKLLHGVLTDTRPGARQALAHKLGQHAFTAAVRLGVQAPTAERRKSLLLGLAAAIGTTEAPDVRVTLRQEKADRMNTPRASWSMFTPSQRLTVTEVARLTGWPIADHDEHFPGQPPLHPRPVRPSATVQSGQRVVAEASAPGAGSPIGYDAADALRHTWVIGPNGVGKSTLLLNLILQDLEADRPVVVIEPKDLIADLLARIPEKRKGDIVLLDPFDEAPVGINPLDAAHRHGRSPEVVADSLFGTFKAIWGDSLGPRSADILRNCLTLLASRDDASLVMLPLLLSNPGFRRRLTRNVMQQDPFAAGPFWQWFDSLSPEATATTIAPLSNKLRPLLSKPLRDILAQQHPKFNVRQVLREKKVLLVPLQKGVIGPENAQLLGALVVAELWQAIRERAGSPEASRDPVMVYIDEVQDYLRLPTDLGDALATARSLGAGFHLAHQYEKQLPGAMLDAFRNNARSRICFQLQAGDAKEMTAGQSVLTVEDFTRLPAHHVYASLVRDNAVQPWASGVTKPAPVPSCDPADIRRRSRERYGQPVADIEASFTALVDTAAETDSTNDIGAPRRSRRQA; translated from the coding sequence ATGCCTGAGCCGCGCGACGCCACGGCGTCGGCCGGTTCGCTGGTCTGGCAGCAATTGTTCTGGCCGCAGCCGCTTTCCGAAGCGATTGCGTTCGGACTGCTACGCCACTGGGCGGCGCAAATCCACGCCCCGCAACTCATCTTGGAAGCGCGCGCCGACATCACCGGCGTGGAGTACCTGATCGGCAGTCAGCTCCGGCATGCAGCGGCCGTCCGCCGTGCTGTCGAGCAGCTGGCCGATGGCGCCATCGTCACCTCGTTCGAGGCCGACGATCGCCACGACGTCGCCACCGTGCGCCGTATCCAGTTGAGTACCAACGCCCGCCAGCTCGAGCCCGCCGACGCGGTGGCATCACAGCGCTCCATCCTGCACGCCCTGACCGCAGTAGGGAAGGGTGAGCGCCTGACCATCCAAATCGTGCTCGGACCGCGCCGCCATCCCAAGGACGCACCGGCCGCACCGACGCGCGACAACCAGCCGGTGGTGTCCAAACTGCTGCACGGCGTCCTGACCGACACGCGCCCCGGCGCCCGACAAGCCTTGGCGCACAAGCTCGGTCAACATGCCTTCACCGCCGCCGTCCGGCTCGGCGTCCAGGCCCCAACCGCCGAGCGCCGCAAGTCACTGCTGCTGGGCCTCGCCGCCGCCATCGGCACCACCGAGGCTCCCGACGTCCGCGTCACCCTCCGCCAGGAGAAAGCCGATCGGATGAATACACCACGAGCCTCGTGGTCAATGTTCACCCCGTCGCAGCGCCTGACCGTGACTGAAGTCGCGCGCCTGACCGGGTGGCCTATCGCTGACCACGACGAGCACTTCCCGGGCCAGCCGCCGCTGCATCCGCGTCCCGTCCGGCCAAGCGCCACAGTCCAATCCGGGCAGCGGGTCGTGGCCGAAGCCTCGGCACCCGGCGCCGGCAGCCCGATCGGCTACGACGCCGCCGACGCGTTGCGCCACACCTGGGTCATCGGACCCAACGGGGTGGGCAAGTCGACGCTCCTGCTCAATCTGATTCTGCAGGATCTCGAGGCCGACCGGCCCGTGGTCGTCATCGAACCCAAGGACCTGATTGCCGATCTGCTGGCGCGCATCCCGGAGAAGCGCAAGGGCGACATTGTCTTGCTCGACCCCTTCGATGAGGCACCGGTGGGGATCAACCCCCTCGACGCGGCCCACCGCCACGGCCGCTCCCCCGAGGTCGTCGCCGACAGCCTCTTCGGCACCTTCAAAGCTATCTGGGGCGACAGCCTGGGCCCGCGCAGCGCCGACATCCTGCGCAACTGCCTCACGCTGCTGGCGAGCCGTGACGACGCCTCGCTGGTGATGCTGCCGCTGCTCCTCAGCAACCCCGGCTTCCGCCGCCGCCTGACCCGGAACGTCATGCAGCAGGACCCGTTTGCCGCCGGACCGTTCTGGCAATGGTTCGACAGCCTCTCCCCCGAGGCCACCGCCACCACCATCGCCCCGCTGAGCAACAAGCTGCGTCCGCTACTGAGCAAACCCCTCAGAGACATACTGGCTCAGCAACATCCCAAGTTTAACGTCCGCCAAGTCCTGCGCGAGAAGAAAGTGCTGTTAGTTCCGCTCCAGAAGGGTGTCATCGGGCCGGAGAATGCCCAGCTGCTCGGCGCCCTCGTGGTGGCGGAGCTCTGGCAAGCCATCCGCGAACGCGCCGGCAGCCCTGAAGCCAGCCGCGACCCGGTGATGGTCTATATCGACGAGGTCCAGGACTACCTGCGGCTGCCAACGGATCTCGGCGACGCACTGGCCACCGCCCGCAGCCTGGGTGCCGGCTTCCACCTGGCGCACCAATACGAAAAGCAGCTGCCCGGAGCCATGCTCGACGCCTTTCGCAACAACGCCCGTTCCCGCATCTGCTTCCAGCTGCAGGCCGGTGATGCCAAGGAAATGACCGCCGGCCAATCGGTGCTCACCGTCGAGGACTTCACCCGGCTGCCGGCCCACCACGTCTACGCCAGCCTGGTCCGCGACAACGCTGTGCAGCCCTGGGCGTCCGGCGTCACCAAACCCGCACCGGTGCCGAGCTGCGACCCGGCCGACATCCGCCGCCGCAGCCGCGAGCGTTACGGCCAACCGGTTGCTGACATCGAAGCCAGTTTCACCGCACTCGTCGACACCGCCGCAGAAACGGACAGCACCAACGACATTGGCGCGCCGCGACGCAGCCGGAGGCAAGCATGA
- a CDS encoding replication-relaxation family protein, which yields MHFADLAPTSGRRTVKRVLARLRDLRVLGALMQRVGGVHGGSQGLVHYVDGIGDRILRGRSGRDARRTYEPSARFVNHRLAIAELHVALIAADRCGELKLTDGAVEPATWRTFVGVGAARRTLKPDLYAETATEGDLVHAWFIEVDLGTEHIPTLLAKCREYETYRQTGIEQDRHGAFPLVVWSISHPEPAKAERRRQALADAIAADGNLPSALFRIVAPEHVISLIRNGGAL from the coding sequence CTGCATTTTGCCGATCTCGCCCCAACGTCAGGCCGCCGCACCGTCAAACGTGTCCTTGCCCGCCTGCGCGATCTGCGCGTCTTGGGAGCCCTGATGCAACGCGTCGGCGGCGTCCACGGTGGCTCGCAGGGACTCGTCCACTATGTCGATGGCATCGGCGACCGCATCCTGCGAGGCCGCTCCGGACGTGACGCCCGCCGGACCTACGAGCCCAGCGCCCGCTTCGTCAACCACCGGCTGGCCATCGCCGAACTCCACGTCGCGCTGATTGCCGCCGACCGTTGCGGCGAGCTGAAACTGACCGATGGTGCCGTCGAGCCCGCCACCTGGCGCACGTTCGTCGGCGTGGGCGCCGCCCGCCGCACCCTCAAACCCGACCTCTATGCCGAAACCGCCACCGAGGGGGATCTTGTCCACGCCTGGTTCATCGAGGTCGACCTTGGCACCGAGCACATCCCGACGCTGCTCGCGAAATGCCGGGAGTACGAGACATATCGGCAGACCGGGATCGAGCAAGACCGCCACGGGGCCTTTCCGCTCGTCGTCTGGTCAATCAGCCATCCCGAACCAGCAAAGGCCGAACGCCGCCGCCAGGCGCTGGCCGATGCCATTGCCGCCGACGGCAACTTGCCGAGCGCATTGTTCCGCATCGTCGCCCCCGAACACGTCATTTCGCTCATCCGCAACGGAGGTGCCCTGTGA
- a CDS encoding DNA-methyltransferase yields MSASNQLARNRIIVGDAIDRLRRLPGSSVDSVVTSPPYFRLRDYAVKGQLGLESDVDLWVNHLLTLSAEIHRVLVPTGTYWLNLGDAYSSHPSQGADRKSLLMAPERVAMRLQEAGWIIRNKIVWAKPNPVPSSVPDRLNCTYEVIYVLAKQPTYFFDLEAIRQPHLSAVNRSRAAKPGRPSPDAWLGPNAMAASGLHTLKSQGRVGHPLGKNPGDVWTIAPGRYRSAHHAVFPQELAERMIAAGCPEARCVRCRQPWKRRVIRSVGGSASRSALVPTCQCGDRSEPGLVLDPFMGSGTTAVAAENLGRDWLGVELNPVFADVARERIAATRQHSQIPPPERAAA; encoded by the coding sequence GTGAGCGCGTCCAACCAACTGGCCCGAAACCGGATCATCGTCGGCGACGCGATCGACCGGTTGCGCCGTCTGCCGGGTAGCTCTGTCGACAGTGTCGTCACCAGCCCGCCGTACTTTCGCCTGCGCGACTACGCCGTTAAGGGCCAGCTCGGTCTCGAGTCCGATGTCGACCTGTGGGTCAATCATCTGCTGACGCTCAGCGCTGAAATCCACCGCGTCCTGGTCCCGACCGGCACCTACTGGCTCAACCTCGGCGATGCCTATTCGAGCCACCCGTCCCAAGGCGCCGATCGCAAAAGTCTGCTGATGGCACCCGAACGCGTCGCGATGCGGCTGCAGGAGGCCGGCTGGATCATCCGCAACAAAATCGTCTGGGCCAAGCCGAATCCCGTGCCCAGCAGCGTGCCAGACCGCCTCAACTGCACCTACGAAGTCATCTACGTCCTCGCCAAGCAGCCGACGTACTTCTTCGACCTCGAGGCCATCCGGCAGCCGCACCTGTCAGCAGTCAACCGGAGCCGAGCGGCGAAGCCGGGCAGGCCATCACCTGACGCGTGGCTCGGACCGAACGCCATGGCCGCTTCGGGCCTCCATACGCTGAAAAGCCAAGGACGGGTAGGGCATCCGCTCGGCAAGAATCCCGGCGACGTCTGGACGATCGCGCCCGGCCGCTACCGCAGCGCCCACCACGCCGTCTTTCCGCAGGAACTCGCCGAACGCATGATCGCGGCAGGCTGCCCCGAAGCCCGCTGTGTCCGCTGCCGCCAGCCATGGAAGCGCCGCGTTATCCGATCAGTTGGCGGCAGCGCCAGCCGCAGCGCGCTCGTTCCGACCTGCCAGTGCGGCGACCGGAGCGAACCGGGACTGGTGCTCGACCCGTTCATGGGCAGCGGCACTACCGCCGTCGCCGCCGAAAACCTCGGCCGCGACTGGCTCGGCGTCGAACTCAATCCCGTGTTCGCGGACGTTGCTCGGGAACGGATTGCTGCCACCCGTCAGCACTCCCAGATCCCACCACCCGAGAGGGCAGCCGCATGA
- a CDS encoding helix-turn-helix domain-containing protein — protein sequence MNPAQTVQLINLISKKRTECGLSVAEVARRAHLDVGAVWRIEQGMIATPKAESLKAIGSVLGIPSIDLFTIVGWIRAEDLPGVAVYFHAKYPALPDEAIHAIDSHAVAVAKDYGVNVDAPEGGTRDGNQGRREEG from the coding sequence ATGAATCCCGCTCAGACGGTTCAGTTGATTAACCTAATCTCCAAGAAGCGTACAGAATGTGGCTTAAGCGTTGCTGAAGTGGCCCGCCGTGCCCACCTCGATGTGGGTGCCGTGTGGCGTATCGAGCAGGGCATGATCGCAACGCCGAAAGCCGAGAGCCTCAAGGCGATCGGATCCGTGCTGGGCATTCCGTCCATCGACCTGTTCACGATCGTCGGGTGGATACGGGCCGAGGATCTGCCGGGCGTCGCGGTGTACTTTCACGCCAAGTACCCGGCTTTGCCCGACGAAGCCATCCATGCCATTGATAGCCATGCGGTGGCGGTCGCCAAGGACTATGGGGTCAACGTCGATGCACCCGAGGGCGGGACACGCGATGGCAATCAAGGACGCCGAGAGGAAGGCTGA
- a CDS encoding MFS transporter, producing MIALGYGVVSPALPTFARTFGVSIKAVTFLVTVFSLSRLCFAPVSGLLAQRLGERRIYIGGLLIVAFSTAACAFSQTYWQLLLFRVLSGIGSTMFYVSALGLMIHISPADARGRIAGLFTTSFMIGAVGGPAVGGLAAGWGLTAPFVVYGVALLGVAVVLFYSLRNSALAAPPPPTRSTVTMRQALRVRAYRSALLSNFATGWSAFGLRIALVPLFLSDVMHCNVGVIGWTLAAFAGGNALAVVPSGYLSDRMGRRTLLIIGLTTSGVATVWLGLVSSLPAFMVAAFVSGATTGIFMSPLQAAVADILGSEARAGLPVSAVQMVTDLGAIVGSMAVGWVAEQLDYSWGFTISGIVLVIAAFGWVVSPETRPVLEFLPPEAELDAA from the coding sequence ATGATCGCGCTGGGCTATGGCGTCGTATCGCCGGCGCTGCCGACCTTCGCGCGAACCTTCGGGGTCAGCATTAAGGCGGTGACTTTCTTGGTCACCGTCTTTTCGTTGAGTCGGCTGTGTTTCGCACCGGTAAGCGGGTTACTGGCACAGCGGTTGGGTGAGCGGCGCATCTATATCGGTGGTTTGCTGATCGTGGCATTTTCCACCGCGGCGTGTGCGTTTTCCCAGACGTATTGGCAACTACTGCTCTTCCGTGTTCTCAGCGGCATCGGGTCGACAATGTTTTATGTCTCGGCGTTGGGACTGATGATCCACATCAGCCCGGCCGACGCGCGCGGGCGGATCGCGGGCCTGTTCACCACCTCATTCATGATTGGCGCGGTCGGCGGGCCGGCGGTCGGCGGCCTGGCCGCGGGCTGGGGGCTGACTGCGCCGTTCGTCGTGTACGGCGTCGCGCTGCTGGGTGTGGCGGTGGTGCTGTTTTACAGCCTGCGGAATTCGGCGCTGGCCGCGCCGCCGCCCCCGACCCGGTCGACCGTGACGATGCGACAGGCGCTGCGGGTTCGCGCGTATCGGTCGGCGCTGCTGTCCAATTTCGCGACGGGGTGGTCGGCATTCGGGCTGCGCATCGCGCTGGTTCCGCTGTTCCTCTCCGACGTGATGCACTGCAACGTCGGCGTAATCGGCTGGACGCTCGCGGCGTTCGCGGGCGGCAATGCGCTGGCCGTCGTCCCCAGCGGCTACCTGTCGGACCGGATGGGCCGGCGCACGCTGTTGATCATCGGCCTGACGACGTCCGGGGTGGCGACCGTTTGGCTGGGCCTCGTGTCGTCGTTGCCGGCGTTTATGGTCGCGGCGTTTGTCAGCGGTGCGACGACGGGCATCTTCATGTCGCCGCTGCAGGCCGCGGTCGCCGACATTCTGGGCAGTGAGGCGCGCGCGGGCCTTCCCGTGTCGGCGGTGCAGATGGTGACGGATCTGGGCGCGATCGTCGGGTCGATGGCGGTCGGTTGGGTCGCCGAGCAGCTGGACTACAGCTGGGGCTTCACGATCAGCGGAATTGTGCTGGTGATTGCGGCCTTCGGTTGGGTGGTGTCGCCGGAAACGCGGCCGGTGCTGGAGTTCTTACCGCCCGAGGCCGAGCTCGATGCGGCCTGA